From one Nitrosococcus halophilus Nc 4 genomic stretch:
- a CDS encoding M14 family metallopeptidase yields the protein MLTIRHEVPKGLLDLEAHELYKKLEGPTLFHLEGRRTPPLFVSVLLHGNEPVGWEAVRSLLGQYQDRELPRALSLFVGNVAAARYRLRRLDSQPDHNRIWTPGPTPEHAMAAQVYEEMAKSGLFASIDIHNNTGLNPHYACVNKLASPFLHLAALFSRTVIYFVRPQGVQSLAFAELGPAVTLECGQPDCPQGVAHAREYLTACLHLAEFPSHSIAKREIELFHTVAVVRIPSELRVGFHGEDLDLRLVDDLDQLNFQELPANTLLGWQPSDPNVLLTVTDEQDVEVSERYFYLEDSELRTRRPVMPSMLTRDIRVIRQDCLCYLMERMQLPNTS from the coding sequence ATGCTAACGATACGACATGAAGTGCCCAAAGGGTTACTGGACTTAGAAGCCCATGAACTTTATAAAAAATTAGAAGGGCCGACCCTGTTTCACCTGGAAGGACGGCGCACCCCCCCTCTGTTTGTCTCCGTCCTACTCCATGGCAATGAACCTGTCGGCTGGGAGGCGGTGCGCAGTCTCTTAGGTCAATACCAAGATCGGGAATTACCACGGGCGTTATCCCTTTTCGTGGGTAATGTTGCCGCTGCCCGCTATCGTCTCCGGCGCCTCGACAGCCAGCCCGATCATAATCGAATTTGGACTCCAGGCCCCACCCCGGAACATGCCATGGCGGCCCAGGTTTATGAAGAAATGGCTAAATCCGGTTTGTTTGCCAGTATCGACATCCATAATAATACTGGCCTTAATCCCCACTACGCCTGCGTCAACAAGCTCGCCTCCCCCTTTCTCCACCTAGCCGCCCTCTTCAGCAGGACCGTGATTTACTTTGTGCGCCCCCAGGGGGTGCAATCCCTGGCCTTTGCGGAGCTAGGGCCGGCGGTTACCCTTGAATGTGGCCAGCCCGATTGCCCCCAAGGTGTGGCTCACGCCCGTGAATACCTCACCGCTTGTTTGCACCTGGCCGAATTTCCCTCCCATTCCATTGCAAAACGGGAGATTGAACTTTTCCATACGGTAGCCGTAGTCCGAATCCCTTCCGAACTGCGGGTCGGTTTCCATGGGGAAGACTTGGACTTACGCTTGGTGGATGATCTCGATCAACTCAATTTCCAGGAATTGCCCGCCAATACCTTGTTGGGGTGGCAACCCTCAGATCCCAATGTCCTGCTTACCGTCACTGACGAGCAAGATGTGGAAGTCAGTGAGCGTTATTTTTATCTTGAGGACAGCGAGCTTCGGACCCGCCGCCCCGTAATGCCCTCAATGTTGACTCGTGATATCCGTGTCATTCGCCAGGATTGCCTTTGTTATTTAATGGAGCGGATGCAACTGCCCAATACTTCCTAG
- a CDS encoding glutamate-cysteine ligase family protein translates to MGSDIMGREIPSSHFSPEDFKAFTEHLNAETQLIGQWLKQGHFAYKKRVGYELEAWLVDNNFRPAPINERFLQALDNPLVVPELASFNIELNSPPEYLSGDVFKRMEEGLEKTCRQCRTRARLLGCELVTIGILPSLREADLALEHMSNLSRYRALNEQVLRLRHGRPLRINIKGQEHLRTVHNNVMLEAATTSFQLHLQVPTRNAARYFNAAILLSGPMVAVSSNSPFLFGKDLWEETRIPLFEQSVSVGGHKNSEEGDLKRVSFGTGYIKKSLLECFQENQSHFPVLLPVLFDEPPENLAHLRLHNGTIWRWNRPLIGFNTRGEPHLRIEHRVVPAGPSITDTIANAALFIGMIEALIEKEDPPEKNLPFHLARHNFYAAARQGLDAELYWLDGNRGKASALFTERLLPLARTGLEHLELNQHDIQHYLGIIQQRIATGQTGARWQRRYVAAHGHDMDALTAAYTEWQHRGNPVHDWTV, encoded by the coding sequence ATGGGCAGCGACATTATGGGCCGTGAAATCCCTTCCAGCCATTTTAGTCCAGAGGACTTTAAAGCATTCACCGAACACCTCAATGCAGAAACACAACTTATCGGCCAGTGGTTGAAGCAAGGCCATTTCGCTTATAAAAAGCGGGTCGGATATGAACTTGAAGCCTGGCTGGTTGATAATAACTTCCGGCCCGCTCCCATCAATGAACGCTTTCTACAGGCGCTCGATAATCCCTTGGTCGTGCCGGAGTTAGCCAGCTTCAATATAGAACTGAATAGCCCTCCTGAGTATTTATCCGGAGATGTCTTTAAACGGATGGAAGAGGGTTTAGAGAAAACCTGTCGCCAGTGCCGCACCCGAGCCCGTTTACTCGGCTGTGAATTGGTAACCATTGGGATACTGCCTAGCCTCAGAGAAGCAGACCTGGCCCTTGAACATATGTCCAACCTCTCCCGCTACCGAGCACTCAATGAGCAGGTCCTGCGCCTGCGACACGGTCGCCCGCTCCGCATCAATATTAAGGGGCAAGAACATCTTCGCACTGTCCATAATAACGTGATGTTGGAGGCCGCGACCACCTCTTTCCAGCTGCATCTCCAGGTGCCCACCCGCAACGCTGCTCGTTATTTCAACGCCGCCATCCTCCTTTCAGGCCCTATGGTTGCCGTCTCCAGCAATTCCCCTTTCTTATTTGGCAAAGATCTTTGGGAAGAGACCCGAATTCCTTTATTTGAGCAATCCGTCTCCGTGGGGGGGCACAAGAACTCCGAGGAAGGAGACCTCAAGAGAGTGTCTTTCGGTACCGGGTATATCAAAAAGTCCCTGCTAGAGTGTTTTCAGGAAAACCAAAGCCACTTCCCAGTGCTCCTGCCAGTTTTATTTGACGAACCCCCGGAGAACCTCGCCCACCTGCGCCTTCACAACGGGACTATCTGGCGCTGGAATCGGCCGCTCATAGGATTTAATACTCGGGGTGAACCCCACCTGCGGATCGAGCACCGGGTCGTCCCCGCGGGCCCTAGCATCACGGATACCATTGCCAATGCGGCTTTATTCATAGGAATGATCGAAGCCCTGATAGAAAAGGAAGACCCCCCTGAAAAAAACCTTCCATTTCACTTGGCACGACACAATTTCTACGCCGCTGCGCGGCAGGGTCTAGACGCTGAACTCTACTGGTTAGACGGCAATCGGGGAAAAGCTTCTGCCTTGTTCACCGAACGCTTACTTCCCCTGGCTCGAACAGGTCTTGAACATCTTGAGCTTAATCAACATGATATTCAACATTACCTGGGGATCATCCAGCAGCGTATCGCCACGGGCCAAACGGGAGCCCGCTGGCAACGACGCTATGTGGCCGCCCATGGCCACGACATGGATGCCCTCACCGCCGCCTATACGGAATGGCAACACCGGGGAAACCCGGTGCACGATTGGACAGTTTAA
- the crcB gene encoding fluoride efflux transporter CrcB: MWQKLAWIAFAGAVGTLSRYALSGFVQKLCGEKFPWGTLAVNVVGCFLFGMVWALAEERLLLSGETRFIVLTGFMGAFTTFSTFAFESSQLVRDSEWLLAAANLISQNVLGLACVFLGFAVSRMF; this comes from the coding sequence ATGTGGCAAAAATTAGCTTGGATAGCTTTCGCGGGAGCGGTGGGGACCCTTTCTCGCTATGCCCTGTCAGGATTTGTGCAGAAACTTTGCGGCGAAAAATTCCCTTGGGGAACTTTAGCAGTCAATGTGGTCGGCTGTTTCCTCTTTGGAATGGTTTGGGCGTTGGCTGAGGAGCGGCTGCTCCTCAGCGGTGAGACCCGTTTTATTGTGTTGACTGGCTTTATGGGGGCATTCACGACATTTTCTACCTTTGCTTTTGAGAGTAGCCAACTGGTACGGGATTCTGAATGGCTATTAGCTGCAGCCAATCTTATCAGTCAGAATGTTTTGGGATTAGCTTGCGTATTTCTTGGTTTTGCTGTCAGTCGAATGTTTTAG
- a CDS encoding DUF190 domain-containing protein: MKLQSEAELLRIFIGESDKHQGRPLYEVIVEEARRGGLAGATVLRGTLGFGANSRIHTAKILRLSEDLPMVVEIVDQPERIAEFLPELDTLIGEGLVTLERVRVITYRHSHSE, translated from the coding sequence ATGAAGTTGCAATCGGAGGCCGAACTGCTCCGCATTTTCATTGGAGAAAGCGATAAGCACCAGGGCCGGCCATTGTATGAAGTTATCGTAGAAGAAGCTCGCCGTGGCGGCCTGGCGGGTGCCACTGTGCTTCGTGGCACCTTAGGTTTTGGGGCCAACAGTCGCATTCATACTGCCAAGATCCTCCGCCTTTCGGAAGATTTGCCTATGGTAGTGGAGATTGTGGATCAGCCGGAGCGGATTGCTGAGTTTCTGCCTGAATTAGACACCCTGATTGGGGAAGGTCTCGTGACCCTGGAACGGGTGCGTGTGATTACCTATCGTCACAGTCACTCGGAATGA
- the parE gene encoding DNA topoisomerase IV subunit B yields MSGNYNAAAIEVLTGLEPVRKRPGMYTDTQRPNHLAQEVIDNSVDEAIAGFATQIEVVLHPDGSLSVGDDGRGMPVDLHPEEQLPGVEVILTRLHAGGKFSSKSYRFAGGLHGVGVSVVNALSSRLEVWIRRNGCEYHMAFANGERISALRAVNKVGKRNTGTLLHFWPDPVFFDTPKFSVARLKHVLRAKAVLCPGLNVIFREAATGETVNWCYQEGLLAYLRDELGETPRLPEQPFTGEMQGNTEEVCWALAWLPEGGEVVAESYVNLIPTPQGGTHVNGLRAGLLEAIREFCEFRNLLPRGVKLAPDDVWDRVSYVLSVKLLDPQFSGQTKERLSSRECASFVSGVIKDAFSLWLNQHVITGEAIAELAISNAQRRLRQAKRVVRKRIQTGPALPGKLADCTSQDVSLTELFLVEGDSAGGSAKQGRDREFQAIMPLRGKILNTWEVDPAQVLGSQEVHNVAIAVGVDPGSDNLDGLRYGKICILADADSDGAHIATLLSALFLRHFRPLVEAGHVYVAMPPLYRIDVGKHVFYALDEAERQGILDRIAAEKIRGKINIQRFKGLGEMNPMQLRETTMAPETRRLVRLTVAPHDDTDQLLDRLLSKRRAADRRQWLEERGNLAEL; encoded by the coding sequence ATGAGTGGAAACTACAACGCCGCCGCAATTGAAGTGCTCACTGGCTTGGAACCGGTGCGTAAGCGGCCGGGCATGTATACCGACACCCAACGACCGAACCATTTGGCCCAGGAAGTTATCGATAATAGCGTCGATGAGGCCATTGCTGGTTTTGCCACCCAGATTGAAGTTGTTCTCCATCCCGATGGCTCCTTGTCGGTGGGTGATGACGGAAGGGGGATGCCGGTTGACCTCCATCCAGAAGAGCAGTTGCCGGGGGTGGAGGTGATCCTCACCCGGCTTCATGCGGGCGGTAAATTTTCCTCGAAAAGTTATCGCTTTGCGGGGGGATTGCATGGGGTAGGGGTGTCGGTAGTCAACGCCCTTTCCTCCCGCCTAGAGGTCTGGATTCGACGCAATGGCTGCGAATATCACATGGCTTTTGCCAACGGCGAGCGGATTTCCGCTTTAAGGGCGGTTAATAAAGTGGGGAAGCGCAATACAGGCACTCTCCTGCATTTCTGGCCGGATCCGGTATTTTTCGATACCCCTAAATTTTCTGTAGCCCGGCTTAAGCATGTTTTGCGTGCGAAAGCGGTACTGTGCCCAGGTCTTAACGTAATCTTTAGGGAGGCTGCCACAGGGGAGACGGTCAATTGGTGTTATCAAGAGGGTCTCTTGGCTTATCTCAGGGATGAGTTAGGCGAGACCCCGCGGCTGCCTGAACAACCCTTTACCGGAGAAATGCAGGGCAATACCGAAGAGGTCTGTTGGGCTCTAGCTTGGTTGCCAGAAGGTGGCGAGGTGGTGGCGGAGAGTTACGTTAACTTGATTCCCACGCCCCAGGGTGGGACCCATGTCAATGGCTTGCGGGCGGGACTGCTGGAGGCCATTCGGGAGTTCTGTGAGTTTCGGAATCTGCTGCCAAGGGGGGTCAAGTTGGCCCCGGATGATGTTTGGGATCGAGTAAGTTATGTTCTTTCGGTTAAACTTCTTGACCCTCAGTTTTCTGGACAGACGAAAGAACGCTTATCTTCCCGGGAATGTGCGAGTTTTGTTTCGGGAGTCATCAAAGACGCTTTTAGCCTTTGGCTCAACCAGCATGTGATTACTGGGGAAGCGATTGCGGAGCTGGCGATTAGCAACGCCCAGCGGCGTTTGCGCCAGGCTAAAAGGGTGGTGCGCAAGCGAATCCAGACCGGTCCCGCACTCCCTGGGAAATTGGCTGACTGCACCAGTCAGGATGTGAGCCTTACGGAACTTTTCTTGGTGGAGGGGGACTCGGCCGGTGGCAGTGCCAAGCAGGGCCGGGACCGGGAATTCCAGGCTATCATGCCCCTCCGTGGCAAGATTCTAAATACCTGGGAGGTGGATCCAGCCCAGGTGTTAGGTTCTCAAGAAGTACATAATGTTGCGATTGCGGTAGGGGTGGACCCGGGTTCTGATAATCTTGATGGCTTGCGTTACGGTAAAATCTGTATTCTTGCCGATGCTGATTCTGATGGCGCCCATATTGCCACCTTACTTTCGGCGTTGTTCTTACGCCATTTCCGCCCCCTAGTTGAAGCCGGTCATGTCTATGTGGCCATGCCACCCCTGTATCGTATCGATGTGGGTAAGCATGTTTTCTACGCCCTGGACGAAGCTGAGCGGCAAGGGATCCTCGACCGGATTGCCGCGGAAAAGATTAGAGGAAAAATAAATATACAGCGTTTTAAAGGTCTAGGGGAGATGAACCCCATGCAACTGCGGGAGACGACCATGGCGCCAGAAACACGACGATTGGTGCGTTTGACGGTGGCTCCCCATGATGACACGGACCAGTTGCTGGACCGGCTTCTATCCAAGCGACGGGCCGCTGATCGGCGGCAGTGGCTGGAGGAAAGGGGTAATTTGGCCGAGCTATGA
- the parC gene encoding DNA topoisomerase IV subunit A: protein MSISMNTDIEERSLGDFAEKAYLDYSMYVILDRALPHLADGLKPVQRRIIYAMSELGLSASAKYKKSARTVGDVLGKYHPHGDSACYEAMVLMAQQFSYRYPLIEGQGNWGSPDDPKSFAAMRYTEARLAPFAELLLSEIGQGTVEWVPNFDGTLREVSLLPARVPHVLLNGATGIAVGMATDIPPHNLGEVVAACLRLLERPKATVAELCDCLPGPDYPTKAEIITPPTELLKMYQTGHGSVRMRACYTLEKGDIVINALPYQVSGARILEQIAQQMQAKKLPMLVDLRDESDHENPTRLVLVPRTRRVEVETVMSHLFATTDLERSYRVNLNVIGLDGRPQVKNLRDLLAEWLHFRIEIIRRRLQHRLEKVQDRLQILAGLLIAYLNIDEVIAIIRKEEEPKPVLMARFELSDRQAEAILELKLRHLMRLEETKIRAEDKALAAERKRLEKILGSERQIKGLLRKELVADVEKFGDARRSPIVERPSATALDEQALLPAEPITVVLSEKGWVRAAKSHEVDPTTLSYRTGDGYRASARGRSNQPAIFLDSTGRSYTLPAHGLPSARGQGEPLSGHLQVVPGAEFVAVLLAEPEIFYLMASDAGYGFLCQAKHLYAKNRAGKAVLNLSAGARALPPVPVADIEVEQIAIATNTGRLLLFPLGELPIMTRGKGVKLIHIPSPRSAQRQEAVRALAVVPPGGALQIFAGRRHLTLKSEDLEFYRGERARRGHTLPRGFRQVEQIVPVA from the coding sequence ATGAGCATATCCATGAATACCGATATTGAAGAACGGTCCCTGGGGGATTTTGCGGAAAAGGCATACCTGGATTACTCCATGTATGTCATTTTAGATCGGGCGCTCCCCCATCTGGCGGACGGGTTAAAGCCAGTGCAACGGCGTATTATTTACGCCATGTCTGAATTGGGCTTATCGGCCAGTGCCAAATATAAAAAATCGGCCCGCACTGTCGGCGATGTCCTCGGAAAATATCATCCCCATGGAGATAGTGCTTGCTATGAGGCCATGGTGCTCATGGCCCAGCAGTTCTCCTACCGTTATCCCTTAATTGAAGGGCAGGGAAATTGGGGCTCCCCCGATGATCCTAAATCTTTTGCCGCCATGCGGTACACTGAGGCCCGTTTAGCGCCTTTTGCCGAGCTATTGCTATCGGAAATCGGGCAAGGAACGGTGGAGTGGGTACCGAACTTCGATGGCACCTTGCGGGAGGTGAGCCTGCTTCCGGCGCGGGTTCCCCATGTGTTGCTCAATGGGGCCACCGGGATTGCGGTGGGGATGGCCACGGACATTCCGCCCCATAATCTGGGAGAAGTGGTCGCCGCTTGTCTACGATTGTTGGAACGGCCCAAAGCGACTGTGGCTGAACTCTGTGATTGCCTTCCAGGGCCGGATTATCCCACCAAGGCTGAGATCATTACGCCGCCAACAGAACTGCTCAAAATGTATCAGACGGGACACGGAAGTGTGCGGATGCGGGCCTGCTATACCCTGGAGAAGGGTGATATCGTCATCAATGCCTTGCCTTATCAGGTCTCGGGGGCGCGTATTTTGGAGCAAATTGCCCAGCAAATGCAGGCTAAAAAGTTGCCTATGCTGGTGGATCTTCGGGACGAGTCTGACCATGAAAATCCCACTCGCTTGGTTTTGGTACCCCGTACCCGGCGAGTGGAGGTGGAAACGGTGATGTCCCACCTGTTTGCTACCACGGATCTAGAACGTAGCTACCGAGTCAACCTCAATGTCATTGGTCTAGATGGCCGGCCCCAGGTAAAAAATCTTCGTGATCTGTTGGCGGAGTGGCTCCATTTTCGCATTGAGATTATACGCCGTCGCCTCCAGCATCGTTTGGAGAAGGTACAGGATCGCCTCCAAATTTTAGCGGGTCTGCTGATTGCCTATTTGAACATTGATGAAGTCATTGCCATTATCCGCAAGGAAGAGGAACCCAAGCCTGTTTTGATGGCGCGGTTTGAGCTTTCGGATCGTCAAGCTGAAGCCATTTTAGAGCTAAAATTACGCCATCTCATGCGCTTGGAGGAGACTAAAATTCGAGCTGAAGATAAAGCCCTGGCGGCAGAGCGGAAACGGCTTGAGAAGATCCTTGGTTCAGAACGTCAGATCAAAGGCTTATTGCGTAAGGAATTGGTTGCAGATGTTGAGAAATTTGGTGACGCTCGCCGTTCACCGATAGTGGAACGGCCGTCGGCAACCGCGTTAGATGAGCAAGCCCTGCTGCCGGCGGAGCCCATTACCGTGGTTTTGTCTGAGAAAGGCTGGGTACGGGCAGCGAAAAGCCATGAGGTGGATCCTACAACCCTTAGCTACCGTACGGGGGATGGTTATCGGGCTTCCGCCCGTGGCCGCAGCAACCAGCCGGCAATATTCTTAGACTCCACTGGACGTAGCTATACTTTGCCTGCCCATGGCCTGCCTTCGGCCCGGGGACAGGGGGAGCCCTTGAGTGGACACCTCCAAGTTGTTCCGGGGGCAGAATTTGTCGCCGTATTGTTGGCGGAGCCAGAGATCTTCTACCTGATGGCGAGTGACGCGGGTTATGGTTTCCTGTGCCAGGCAAAGCACTTATACGCCAAGAATCGGGCCGGTAAGGCGGTATTGAATTTATCTGCGGGAGCGAGGGCTCTTCCCCCAGTACCGGTGGCTGACATAGAGGTGGAGCAGATAGCGATTGCGACCAATACCGGCCGCTTGCTATTGTTCCCTCTAGGCGAACTTCCTATCATGACCCGGGGTAAGGGGGTGAAACTTATTCATATTCCTTCGCCCCGCTCTGCCCAGCGTCAAGAGGCGGTGCGTGCTCTGGCCGTTGTGCCCCCGGGGGGAGCGCTGCAAATCTTTGCGGGGCGTCGTCACCTAACGCTCAAGTCAGAGGATCTGGAATTCTATCGGGGGGAGCGGGCCCGGCGTGGCCATACTTTGCCGCGAGGCTTTCGACAGGTGGAGCAAATAGTCCCCGTGGCGTAA
- a CDS encoding polysaccharide biosynthesis protein, with translation MPKNGIGPFLRAQKRRAVVVAHDILAVCLAWVLGYLTRYNLSPYWVDWESCLSALPVIIVVQSVVLIWTGLYRGLWRFASIPDLLNIIRAVGYGALLVALTLFLINRLHGVPRSILLLYPIFSLLLLAGPRLAYRMWKDRRLTLAAGPHRKRVLILGAGRAGDLLARDMLGEANYLPVAFLDDRRDLVGRQVRRIPVVGVLEQLPAKADEMAADVAVIAMPSANSRQMRRAVSLCEQAGIPYRTLPRLQDLVSGQASIKELREVAIDDLLGRDEVFLDWDRIRQSLAGKSLLVSGGGGSIGSELCRQLARLGPAALIVIDNNEYRLYRIEQELRQGFLALNLYTYLCDVGDETSVKEILGRHLPEVVFHAAAYKHVPLLERQARQAVGNNILGTRCLAEAAQQIGCGAFILISTDKAVNPTSVMGASKRVAELLCQGLNRRSGTRFIVVRFGNVLGSAGSVVPLFQAQITAGGPVTVTHPEMTRYFMTIPEACHLITQAAVIGKGGEIFVLDMGESIKITELAEEMIRLSGQESEVEIVYTGLRPGEKLHEELFYEHEAPLPTESPKILLAQHGVVEWQRLERELAELEGVWRLGDELQVKQALERILSKVGAEVEFQPADSKVIAINRSQL, from the coding sequence GTGCCAAAGAATGGAATCGGCCCTTTTTTGAGAGCCCAAAAGCGACGGGCGGTGGTGGTTGCCCACGATATCCTGGCCGTCTGCTTAGCCTGGGTGCTTGGCTATCTTACCCGTTACAATTTGTCGCCCTATTGGGTGGATTGGGAGTCTTGCCTCAGCGCTTTGCCGGTGATCATCGTGGTCCAGAGTGTGGTTTTGATCTGGACAGGGCTTTATCGAGGTTTGTGGCGTTTTGCCAGTATTCCTGATTTACTCAATATTATTCGCGCCGTGGGTTACGGGGCCCTTTTAGTTGCGCTCACACTTTTCCTTATCAATCGTTTACACGGGGTGCCCCGAAGTATACTGCTGCTTTATCCTATCTTTTCCTTGCTTCTACTGGCAGGTCCCCGGCTTGCTTATCGGATGTGGAAAGATCGCCGCCTTACCCTGGCTGCGGGTCCTCATCGAAAACGAGTCCTGATCTTAGGGGCGGGGCGGGCTGGTGACTTGCTGGCCCGTGATATGTTAGGTGAGGCAAACTACTTGCCGGTGGCGTTTCTGGATGACCGGCGCGATCTGGTCGGACGGCAGGTGCGGCGGATCCCCGTGGTCGGGGTGTTGGAGCAGTTGCCTGCCAAGGCAGATGAGATGGCTGCGGATGTGGCCGTGATTGCCATGCCTTCCGCTAATAGCCGACAGATGCGCCGTGCTGTTTCCCTCTGTGAACAGGCGGGTATCCCCTATCGCACTTTGCCCCGTTTGCAAGACTTGGTCTCGGGTCAGGCAAGTATCAAGGAACTTCGTGAAGTGGCCATTGATGATTTGCTTGGGCGGGACGAAGTATTTTTGGATTGGGATCGCATTCGCCAAAGTCTGGCGGGCAAATCCCTCCTGGTTAGTGGCGGGGGGGGATCGATTGGTTCCGAGCTTTGCCGGCAGTTGGCTCGCCTAGGACCGGCTGCCTTGATTGTCATCGATAACAATGAATATCGACTCTATCGCATTGAGCAGGAACTGCGGCAGGGATTTTTAGCGCTTAATCTCTACACTTATTTGTGTGATGTCGGCGATGAAACCAGTGTGAAGGAGATCCTCGGGCGCCATCTTCCAGAAGTGGTGTTTCACGCGGCGGCTTATAAGCACGTGCCTCTCCTTGAACGGCAAGCACGGCAGGCGGTGGGGAACAATATTTTGGGGACTCGCTGTTTGGCGGAGGCGGCACAACAAATAGGTTGCGGGGCTTTTATTTTAATTTCGACTGATAAAGCGGTTAATCCAACCAGCGTTATGGGGGCAAGCAAGCGGGTCGCGGAACTTCTTTGCCAGGGCCTTAACCGGCGCAGTGGCACCCGATTTATTGTGGTCCGTTTTGGCAATGTACTAGGATCGGCAGGAAGCGTGGTCCCATTATTTCAAGCTCAAATTACCGCCGGCGGGCCAGTCACGGTAACCCACCCTGAAATGACCCGCTATTTCATGACTATTCCCGAGGCCTGCCATTTGATTACCCAGGCGGCTGTGATTGGTAAAGGGGGGGAAATATTCGTTTTGGATATGGGGGAGTCCATTAAGATTACAGAGCTTGCTGAGGAAATGATCCGTCTCTCTGGCCAGGAGTCGGAGGTGGAGATCGTTTATACGGGGCTTCGGCCAGGGGAAAAACTCCATGAGGAATTATTTTATGAGCATGAAGCCCCTTTGCCTACTGAATCACCCAAAATTTTGTTGGCCCAGCATGGGGTTGTTGAGTGGCAGCGTTTGGAACGGGAGTTAGCGGAGTTAGAGGGGGTTTGGCGGTTAGGAGATGAATTGCAGGTGAAGCAAGCACTGGAGCGCATATTATCGAAAGTGGGCGCAGAAGTTGAATTTCAACCGGCGGATTCCAAAGTGATAGCAATCAACAGGAGTCAATTATGA
- the galU gene encoding UTP--glucose-1-phosphate uridylyltransferase GalU: MTQPITKAVFPVAGLGTRFLPATKASPKEMLPIVDKPLIQYAVEEAIEAGIKVMIFVTGRNKRPIPDHFDKAYELEVELERRGKSKLLELIRDIIPKGVTCVYIRQEETLGLGHAVLCAAPVVDEQPFAVILADDLINAEEEGCLSQMTKQFSKHRCSLVGVEEVDPESTDQYGIIQPGLAEGREYKVEGIVEKPKPVEAPSSLAVVGRYILTPRIFNLLQATPRGVGGEIQLTDALATLLSQEYMFAYRFKGKRYDCGSKLGYLQATVEYGLKHGELGDSFRDYLGHLLAHEEL, encoded by the coding sequence ATGACACAACCAATTACTAAGGCCGTGTTTCCTGTGGCGGGTCTAGGTACTCGTTTTCTTCCTGCGACCAAAGCAAGTCCGAAAGAGATGCTGCCAATTGTGGATAAGCCTTTGATTCAATACGCAGTTGAAGAGGCTATTGAGGCAGGAATTAAAGTCATGATTTTTGTCACCGGGCGAAATAAGCGACCCATTCCTGATCATTTCGATAAGGCCTACGAGTTAGAAGTGGAATTGGAAAGGCGTGGCAAAAGCAAGCTACTCGAATTGATACGGGATATTATTCCCAAGGGCGTGACCTGTGTTTATATCCGCCAAGAGGAAACCCTCGGGTTAGGGCACGCGGTTCTCTGTGCGGCACCAGTCGTGGATGAGCAACCCTTTGCGGTGATCCTTGCCGATGATCTGATTAATGCGGAAGAGGAGGGGTGCCTCTCCCAAATGACGAAGCAATTTAGTAAGCATCGTTGCAGCTTAGTCGGGGTGGAGGAAGTGGATCCGGAAAGTACCGATCAATATGGTATTATCCAGCCCGGTTTGGCTGAGGGGCGAGAGTATAAGGTGGAGGGGATTGTGGAGAAACCCAAACCGGTAGAGGCCCCTTCTTCACTGGCAGTCGTGGGTCGTTATATTTTGACGCCCCGTATCTTTAATCTATTGCAGGCCACTCCCCGTGGTGTTGGCGGCGAGATTCAATTGACTGATGCACTCGCTACCTTGTTGAGCCAGGAATATATGTTCGCTTATCGCTTTAAAGGTAAGCGTTATGACTGCGGCAGTAAATTAGGTTATCTTCAGGCCACCGTGGAATATGGTCTTAAGCACGGTGAGTTAGGCGACTCTTTTAGAGATTATTTGGGCCATCTGCTAGCCCATGAAGAACTTTAA